The proteins below are encoded in one region of Pyxidicoccus trucidator:
- a CDS encoding HsdM family class I SAM-dependent methyltransferase: MPASKSPQASNESHWTDKGDWLALAHQLDAESLFFVGQEPIAVLASLPDGEDEARFFNRVWCMARPQLFFLARAGELAVYQLTKPPVRGNESINSNGRQLALARSASEIQEQLADFRREALESGMIYGDERFSSGAFRADRALVHDLKTVRRLLITEGKGLDASIAHSLIGRALFVRYLEDRRIITPDYFQSVAARHREWRLILASEEAEHFAEPELASILFFKVLKDKDFTYALFEQLAADFNGDIFPVSSEESREVKPAHLLLLRRLLMGDSVSPQQQLFLFAYRFDIIPIELISSIYEEFYTAHRGKGKNQSSYYTPPALVDFLLSQVLTERVLDQRPRVIDPACGSGIFLVETFRRMVRQRVRKHGRRLSQRELRCILRDQIAGIDLNPEAVPVTAFSLYLAYLHYQEPREINVDRRLPNLRWNPDRKERQPDQHFDILYSGNAFEAIDEEDAVAHAHFGPACADIVVGNPPWGEIKRDDDLGRRALPAILDWCKEKKERVIGDLELSQAFVHLATELLRDGGKAALLLSSGVLFKQHVNSRQFRQSWLTRCKLRQVINFAHVRHLFFSDAGRPTEKGHAVRESAGVAPFISVVFAKESPPEDHRFAYWSAKRTLEVEKSRALILSRADMHWLNQTECLRYESLWKIYWWGTKRDEGLIRTLERFPSLEHVLRERDADCLIGQGYTPGNAWPSPEWMMDYSDLLPDAMVRYSPLSNMPMSPPPQRVEYRPRSDELFKGPRLLVRRGIGGVDKRPIVARLETSPFCFRSSVNAFRLDSMSDEERLLALGVYWSSLTEYYFWLTAHSWGLWHDELQKEVAGKMPLCLTGSKGSTKRVISATRALRDSAPLFEQEIQKLESELDEAVFDLYELNEADRDLVRDMSRFGLDFYYRRSSSNGVAPLRLPSVRHGLASDLPQRKADGLIGYLQVFLRQWNAELVPDGELGWEAIEGPSGAPILALLFCTTPKGDKPSWVTDDSSAAWADVLGHMEKNSLVALDAQKMIYTDTFIRAVSEHEILIVKRNEQRFWTRSMAREDADTTLVQAMRLSEQSR, encoded by the coding sequence TTGCCTGCATCGAAGAGCCCGCAGGCAAGTAACGAATCTCACTGGACCGATAAGGGCGACTGGCTGGCTCTTGCACACCAACTTGATGCCGAAAGCCTCTTTTTTGTCGGTCAAGAACCAATAGCCGTTCTCGCATCACTTCCTGACGGGGAGGATGAGGCTCGCTTTTTCAATCGCGTTTGGTGCATGGCTCGCCCGCAGTTGTTCTTCTTGGCTCGTGCGGGGGAACTGGCTGTCTATCAATTGACCAAGCCACCAGTGCGCGGCAATGAATCTATCAACTCAAATGGCCGGCAGTTAGCGCTAGCTCGATCGGCATCGGAGATCCAGGAGCAACTTGCGGATTTCAGGAGGGAAGCACTCGAATCAGGAATGATTTATGGCGACGAGCGCTTTTCATCCGGTGCCTTCCGAGCAGACCGCGCATTAGTCCATGATTTGAAGACAGTGCGCCGTCTCCTCATCACTGAGGGCAAGGGCCTGGATGCATCAATTGCCCATTCCCTAATTGGCCGAGCACTATTCGTGCGCTACTTGGAAGATCGGCGCATCATTACGCCTGACTACTTCCAATCCGTGGCTGCGCGACACCGTGAATGGCGATTGATTCTCGCGTCTGAAGAGGCGGAGCATTTTGCAGAGCCAGAACTCGCCTCAATTCTCTTCTTCAAAGTCCTGAAGGACAAAGACTTCACATATGCACTATTTGAGCAATTGGCTGCCGACTTCAACGGCGATATATTTCCTGTAAGCAGTGAGGAGAGTCGCGAGGTCAAACCTGCGCACCTTCTACTCTTGCGTCGCCTACTCATGGGGGACTCAGTCTCACCCCAGCAGCAGCTTTTCCTATTTGCGTATAGATTTGACATTATTCCCATTGAACTAATCAGTAGCATCTACGAAGAGTTCTACACAGCCCATCGAGGCAAGGGAAAGAATCAATCCAGTTACTACACTCCACCGGCGCTAGTCGATTTTCTTCTTTCTCAGGTCTTAACCGAGAGAGTGTTAGACCAACGACCTCGGGTCATTGACCCAGCCTGTGGCTCAGGAATTTTTCTTGTCGAAACATTCCGTCGCATGGTTCGCCAACGCGTGCGGAAGCACGGGCGACGGTTATCACAGCGTGAATTGCGCTGCATCCTACGAGACCAGATTGCTGGGATTGATCTAAACCCAGAAGCGGTTCCTGTCACAGCATTTAGCCTTTACCTTGCCTACCTACACTACCAAGAGCCGCGAGAGATCAACGTCGACCGACGGCTGCCCAACCTACGTTGGAACCCAGATCGAAAAGAGCGGCAACCAGATCAGCACTTTGACATCCTCTATTCTGGCAATGCCTTTGAAGCCATCGACGAGGAAGATGCGGTGGCTCATGCGCACTTTGGACCAGCCTGTGCCGACATTGTTGTCGGTAACCCTCCATGGGGGGAGATAAAGAGAGATGACGACCTAGGAAGAAGAGCGCTTCCTGCCATTCTCGACTGGTGCAAAGAGAAGAAGGAAAGAGTCATTGGGGACCTTGAGTTGTCCCAAGCTTTTGTTCACCTCGCCACGGAACTACTTCGAGACGGAGGAAAAGCTGCACTACTTCTCTCCTCTGGCGTGCTTTTTAAGCAGCATGTAAACAGCCGCCAATTCCGGCAATCATGGCTCACTCGCTGCAAGCTACGACAAGTCATCAACTTTGCGCACGTTCGACACCTATTCTTCTCTGACGCTGGCCGTCCTACAGAGAAGGGGCACGCAGTTCGCGAAAGCGCCGGTGTAGCGCCTTTCATTTCAGTAGTCTTTGCGAAGGAATCCCCACCGGAAGATCATCGCTTTGCCTACTGGTCGGCAAAACGAACTCTTGAGGTTGAGAAGTCGCGCGCATTGATTCTCAGCCGTGCAGACATGCATTGGCTTAATCAGACGGAATGCCTACGCTACGAAAGTCTCTGGAAGATTTACTGGTGGGGCACGAAACGGGATGAAGGACTCATCCGGACGCTGGAAAGATTCCCATCCCTTGAACATGTACTTCGTGAAAGGGATGCAGATTGCCTCATAGGCCAAGGATATACTCCTGGCAATGCATGGCCTTCACCTGAATGGATGATGGACTACTCGGACTTACTGCCAGACGCGATGGTACGCTACTCGCCGCTCAGCAACATGCCCATGAGTCCTCCTCCACAACGTGTAGAATATCGGCCCCGCAGCGACGAACTCTTCAAGGGGCCTCGCCTCCTCGTACGTAGAGGCATCGGCGGAGTCGATAAACGTCCTATCGTTGCTCGGCTTGAGACATCGCCATTCTGCTTCCGCAGCTCAGTAAATGCATTCCGACTCGACTCAATGTCAGATGAAGAGCGACTTCTTGCTCTCGGTGTGTATTGGTCATCGCTCACGGAATATTATTTTTGGTTAACCGCGCATTCCTGGGGTCTCTGGCACGATGAACTGCAGAAGGAAGTAGCGGGCAAAATGCCACTCTGTCTAACAGGCAGCAAGGGTTCGACGAAGCGAGTCATCTCCGCCACGCGGGCATTGCGAGACTCCGCGCCTCTATTCGAGCAGGAAATTCAAAAGCTTGAGTCCGAACTCGATGAAGCGGTTTTTGATCTTTACGAACTCAATGAAGCGGACAGAGATTTGGTTCGTGACATGTCCCGCTTTGGCCTTGATTTTTACTATCGACGCAGCTCCAGCAATGGAGTAGCGCCCTTAAGACTTCCTTCCGTCCGCCACGGCCTTGCCTCTGACCTCCCTCAGAGAAAAGCAGATGGTTTAATTGGTTACCTTCAAGTCTTCCTTCGACAATGGAATGCCGAGTTAGTGCCTGATGGCGAACTTGGATGGGAAGCTATTGAAGGCCCATCCGGAGCACCCATTCTGGCACTGCTCTTCTGCACGACGCCCAAGGGCGACAAGCCTTCCTGGGTTACCGACGATAGCAGTGCTGCTTGGGCGGACGTGCTTGGGCATATGGAGAAGAATAGCCTCGTAGCACTAGACGCCCAGAAGATGATCTATACCGACACTTTCATCCGAGCGGTGAGCGAA